One genomic region from Ornithinicoccus hortensis encodes:
- a CDS encoding LysM peptidoglycan-binding domain-containing protein codes for MKVTASAPIPVPTSRRAGLLGGAAGLLAAAGALAVGRAQVGWWLDLVTGSAPPQPVATGIEHLAGTAGALLLGWLAVLLLLGAALVTRGRALRPVRRLGRLVAPRSAARVAALLLAVAVAGPTAAHASTALESPAVTATATAPAPAPAPVPDWRTGPADTSLGRGGDTDGRPAPQPGWQPPEPAHRADVRLLVGGGPRTTGSGTPDVSERVVVRSGDTLWSIAARHLGPEATPEDVAAEWPRWHAANRDVIGPDPDLIRPGQVLVAPSAHVPHGAAS; via the coding sequence ATGAAAGTCACCGCCTCGGCCCCCATCCCGGTCCCCACCTCACGGCGGGCAGGCCTGCTGGGCGGCGCTGCCGGGTTGCTCGCCGCGGCCGGCGCCCTGGCCGTGGGGCGGGCGCAGGTCGGGTGGTGGCTGGACCTGGTGACCGGGTCCGCACCCCCGCAACCGGTGGCGACCGGGATCGAGCACCTGGCCGGCACCGCCGGAGCACTCCTGCTCGGCTGGTTGGCCGTCCTGCTCCTGCTCGGTGCGGCGCTGGTGACCCGCGGTCGCGCCCTGCGCCCGGTCCGGCGGCTGGGCCGTCTGGTCGCGCCGCGCTCGGCAGCCCGGGTCGCGGCCCTCCTGCTGGCCGTGGCGGTCGCGGGCCCCACCGCGGCCCACGCCTCGACGGCGCTGGAGTCACCGGCCGTCACCGCGACGGCCACGGCACCCGCGCCCGCACCCGCTCCGGTCCCGGACTGGCGCACTGGGCCCGCGGACACCTCGCTCGGCCGCGGCGGTGACACCGACGGGAGGCCGGCCCCGCAGCCGGGATGGCAGCCGCCGGAGCCGGCGCACCGGGCCGACGTCAGGCTCCTGGTCGGCGGCGGGCCGCGCACCACCGGGTCGGGCACCCCGGACGTCTCGGAGCGGGTCGTGGTCCGGTCCGGGGACACCCTCTGGTCGATCGCCGCGCGACACCTGGGGCCGGAGGCCACGCCCGAGGACGTCGCAGCGGAGTGGCCCCGCTGGCACGCGGCCAACCGGGACGTGATCGGCCCGGACCCCGACCTGATCCGGCCGGGACAGGTGCTCGTGGCGCCGTCGGCGCACGTCCCCCACGGGGCGGCGTCATGA
- a CDS encoding helix-turn-helix domain-containing protein: MPRFLTLTDVAETLNVTLAQAKALVRSGALAGIKVGGRGVWRVEDSALEDYIQRMYAETRESIARGEELAESEPDSDSEAD; this comes from the coding sequence GTGCCACGCTTCCTGACCCTGACCGACGTCGCCGAGACGTTGAACGTCACGTTGGCCCAGGCCAAGGCGCTGGTCCGCAGCGGGGCCCTGGCCGGCATCAAGGTGGGGGGCCGCGGGGTCTGGCGGGTGGAGGACTCCGCGCTGGAGGACTACATCCAGCGGATGTATGCCGAGACCCGGGAATCCATCGCGCGCGGGGAGGAACTGGCCGAGTCGGAGCCGGACTCCGACTCCGAGGCGGATTGA
- a CDS encoding AAA family ATPase, whose product MPGSSQPLLTAITHRWESGLAERLGRSDVVHVVHRCADLAELLGTVEAGLGRVVVVSSDLRGLDRAVVSDLGGHGLQVLGVHPPDDEDGARALRRWGVTEVLPADADLATLETALERLLGERAGPASDWDRAVEDELEQEPAADPGEARAAGAEDADGAPAAGDVAADRDGPGAQEPREPHEPEDGVPGRGRVVVVWGPAGSPGRTTVAVNLAAEIASPVCGVLLIDADTYAASVAQVLSVLDEAPGVAAAARAADQGTLDREALAALAPEVLPGLRVLTGLPRADRWPELREHAFADILEISRQLADWVVVDVGFGLEQDEELSFDTRALRRNGPTLAALEVADQVVVAGAGDPVGLQRLVRGLDALDEVNRAPRTVVVTRVRASAVGSDPHRRVRDALARFAGLRDVHLVPDDRAALDGALLAGRVLREHAPRSLARQALRDLAERLTGGAGAAVPAGRQPRRWRLRSSG is encoded by the coding sequence GTGCCCGGCAGCAGTCAGCCGTTGTTGACGGCCATCACGCACCGGTGGGAGTCCGGGCTGGCCGAGCGACTCGGACGGTCGGATGTCGTGCACGTCGTGCACCGCTGCGCCGACCTCGCCGAACTGCTCGGAACCGTCGAGGCCGGGCTGGGTCGGGTCGTCGTCGTGTCCAGCGACCTGCGGGGGCTGGACCGCGCCGTGGTCAGCGACCTCGGCGGGCACGGGCTGCAGGTGCTCGGTGTCCACCCACCCGACGACGAGGACGGGGCACGGGCACTGCGCCGCTGGGGCGTCACGGAGGTGCTGCCGGCGGACGCGGACCTGGCGACCCTGGAGACCGCGCTGGAGCGGCTGCTGGGGGAGCGTGCCGGCCCCGCGTCGGACTGGGACCGGGCGGTCGAGGACGAGCTGGAGCAGGAGCCCGCCGCCGACCCGGGCGAGGCCCGCGCGGCCGGTGCCGAGGACGCCGACGGGGCCCCCGCGGCCGGGGACGTCGCTGCCGACCGCGACGGGCCCGGGGCCCAGGAGCCCCGGGAGCCCCACGAGCCCGAGGACGGGGTACCGGGCCGGGGCCGGGTCGTCGTGGTCTGGGGTCCTGCGGGGTCGCCGGGGCGGACCACCGTGGCGGTGAACCTCGCGGCGGAGATCGCCTCACCGGTCTGCGGGGTGCTGTTGATCGACGCGGACACGTATGCCGCGTCGGTGGCCCAGGTGCTCTCCGTGCTCGACGAGGCACCCGGTGTCGCCGCCGCGGCCCGGGCCGCCGACCAGGGGACGCTGGACCGGGAGGCGCTGGCCGCGCTCGCCCCCGAGGTCCTGCCCGGGTTGCGGGTCCTCACCGGGTTGCCCCGGGCCGACCGGTGGCCGGAGCTGCGCGAGCACGCGTTCGCCGACATCCTGGAGATCTCCCGGCAGCTGGCGGACTGGGTCGTGGTGGACGTCGGCTTCGGCCTCGAGCAGGACGAGGAGCTCAGCTTCGACACCCGCGCGCTCCGGCGCAACGGCCCCACCCTCGCCGCGCTGGAGGTCGCCGACCAGGTGGTCGTGGCCGGCGCGGGGGACCCGGTCGGGCTGCAGCGACTGGTCCGGGGGCTCGACGCGCTCGACGAGGTGAACCGGGCACCGCGCACGGTGGTGGTGACCAGGGTCAGGGCCAGCGCGGTCGGCAGCGACCCGCACCGCCGGGTGAGGGACGCACTGGCCCGGTTCGCCGGGCTCCGCGACGTGCACCTGGTGCCGGACGACCGCGCGGCACTGGACGGCGCGCTCCTCGCGGGCCGGGTGCTGCGGGAACACGCCCCGCGGTCCCTGGCGCGCCAGGCGCTCCGCGACCTGGCCGAGCGCCTCACCGGCGGGGCGGGGGCGGCCGTGCCGGCCGGTCGACAGCCCCGTCGCTGGCGTCTCCGGTCGTCGGGGTGA
- a CDS encoding WS/DGAT/MGAT family O-acyltransferase has translation MLDRLSPLDSSFLYLEESVTAMHVGSVLIFETPEQGFDYEELLALVANRIAYVHRYRQRVRQVPAGLGGPVWVDDADFDLTYHVRRSALPRPGTVEQLGEFVARVQSRLLDRSRPLWEVYLVEGLEGNRFALVTKTHQAMVDGVTGIDIGQVILDDAPNDVVPIAQTWSPKEEPSDLELLARAGLGTATSPRRLLSGLRGGLEDLRHTGARVVEAAGQAATALVRTAASPAPSTPLNTTIGNARRVELVELDLKDFRTVRSRRFGATADHGHVTVNDVVLATLTGALREWLMNRGEPVSASTTLRAMVPLSVTDTAVDSHVGGPVVAAFIDLPVGEPSTGMRLRQVSYRMSQQLQHGQAVGAAGLAGLAGFAPSTLHSMAARLASAMSRRMFNLVISNVPGPQASRYAGHARMVASYPVIPLARGQALAVGLTSYDGRVFLGLNGDRDAMVDLDVLAEAVHSALAELVEYA, from the coding sequence GTGTTGGACCGCCTGAGCCCCCTGGACTCCTCCTTCCTCTACCTGGAGGAGTCCGTCACCGCCATGCACGTGGGGTCCGTGCTGATCTTCGAGACCCCCGAGCAGGGCTTCGACTACGAGGAGCTGCTGGCCCTGGTGGCCAACCGGATCGCCTACGTCCACCGCTACCGGCAGCGGGTCCGTCAGGTCCCCGCGGGGCTGGGCGGCCCGGTGTGGGTGGACGACGCCGACTTCGACCTGACCTACCACGTCCGGCGGTCGGCACTGCCCCGGCCGGGGACCGTCGAGCAGCTCGGGGAGTTCGTCGCCCGGGTCCAGTCCCGGCTGCTGGACCGGAGCCGGCCGCTGTGGGAGGTCTACCTGGTCGAGGGCCTGGAGGGCAACCGGTTCGCGCTGGTGACCAAGACCCACCAGGCCATGGTCGACGGCGTCACCGGCATCGACATCGGCCAGGTGATCCTGGACGACGCACCCAATGACGTCGTGCCCATCGCGCAGACGTGGTCGCCCAAGGAGGAGCCGAGCGACCTGGAGCTGCTGGCGCGCGCCGGGCTCGGGACCGCCACCAGCCCCCGGCGCCTGCTGTCCGGCCTGCGCGGGGGACTGGAAGACCTCCGGCATACCGGTGCCCGCGTCGTTGAGGCCGCCGGGCAGGCCGCCACCGCCCTGGTGCGCACCGCCGCGAGCCCCGCCCCGTCCACCCCGCTGAACACCACGATCGGCAACGCCCGCCGGGTCGAGCTGGTCGAGCTGGACCTCAAGGACTTCCGGACGGTGCGCAGCCGCCGCTTCGGCGCCACCGCCGACCACGGGCACGTGACGGTCAACGACGTGGTGCTGGCCACGCTCACCGGGGCGCTGCGGGAGTGGCTTATGAACCGCGGCGAACCGGTGAGCGCCTCGACCACGCTGCGGGCGATGGTGCCGTTGTCGGTCACCGACACCGCGGTCGACTCCCACGTCGGGGGCCCCGTGGTGGCCGCCTTCATCGACCTGCCCGTGGGTGAGCCGAGCACCGGGATGCGGTTGCGCCAGGTGAGCTACCGGATGAGCCAGCAGCTGCAGCACGGCCAGGCGGTCGGGGCGGCGGGGCTGGCGGGCCTGGCCGGGTTCGCCCCCTCGACGCTGCACTCGATGGCGGCCCGGTTGGCCAGCGCCATGTCCCGCCGGATGTTCAACCTGGTGATCAGCAACGTCCCCGGGCCCCAGGCCTCCCGGTATGCCGGGCACGCCCGGATGGTCGCCTCCTACCCGGTGATCCCGCTGGCGCGGGGGCAGGCGCTCGCGGTCGGGTTGACCTCCTACGACGGCCGGGTCTTCCTCGGCCTGAACGGTGACCGGGATGCGATGGTGGACCTCGACGTGCTGGCCGAGGCCGTCCACAGCGCCCTGGCCGAACTGGTCGAGTACGCCTGA
- a CDS encoding DUF6912 family protein, protein MSRHARIYLPLSPDQCRQLSTARSVPGPLEGYAVTQAVRTSDPQGDEESWEFAALQDAALSCAVRSAPVLVAAADLDVADLDDSAPAGSRVRVTGALPLQRVAAFHVGDDVLTRQPPAPADPGSEIELSWYDTTELDHLVSLV, encoded by the coding sequence GTGAGCCGCCACGCCCGGATCTACCTGCCGCTCTCCCCGGACCAGTGCCGGCAGCTGAGCACGGCACGCTCGGTGCCCGGACCGTTGGAGGGGTATGCCGTGACGCAGGCGGTCCGCACCTCCGACCCGCAGGGCGACGAGGAGTCGTGGGAGTTCGCGGCACTCCAGGACGCCGCGCTGTCCTGCGCCGTCCGGTCCGCGCCGGTCCTCGTGGCGGCCGCGGACCTGGACGTCGCGGACCTCGACGACTCCGCCCCGGCCGGGTCGCGGGTGCGGGTCACCGGGGCGTTGCCGCTGCAGCGGGTCGCCGCCTTCCACGTAGGTGACGACGTCCTCACGCGGCAGCCGCCGGCCCCGGCCGACCCCGGGTCGGAGATCGAGTTGTCCTGGTACGACACGACCGAACTGGACCACCTGGTTAGCCTGGTCTGA
- the pruA gene encoding L-glutamate gamma-semialdehyde dehydrogenase, which yields MDAFAQVPDPVNEPVGDYAPGSPERAELEVALAEMAASPVELPHVIGGEPVAGEGKVVEVVQPHAHGEVLGTLRDGTAAEATAAIEAARAAAPGWRALSFEDRAGVLLKAAELLAGPWRARLNAATMLGQSKTAYQAEIDSACELIDFWRFNVHYARQILAEQPTANARGVWNRLDHRPLEGFVYAVTPFNFTAISGNLPTAPALMGNTVVWKPATTQQRAASVVMDILIEAGMPPGVINMVTGSGVEVSDVVLEHPDLAGIHFTGSTRVFQMLWGKVGANLAGYRSYPRIVGETGGKDFVVAHPSADPAVLRTALVRGAFEYQGQKCSAASRAYVPKSLWASLRDEVAQVTESIPMGDVRDLSNFMGAVIDKRAFDKHAKVLEQAGSDDAVTVLAGGTCDDSVGYFVRPTVLEVTQPSHDFLTTEFFGPILSVHVYEDKDYEAMLSQMESVAPYALTGAVIAQDRAAIAHASEALRFAAGNFYINDKPTGAVVGQQPFGGARASGTNDKAGSAANLMRWTSTRAIKETFVPATDWRYPHMG from the coding sequence GTGGATGCATTTGCCCAGGTACCGGACCCGGTGAACGAGCCGGTGGGGGATTACGCGCCGGGGAGTCCGGAGCGGGCCGAGTTGGAGGTGGCGCTGGCGGAGATGGCGGCGTCGCCGGTGGAGTTGCCGCACGTGATCGGTGGGGAGCCGGTGGCGGGTGAGGGCAAGGTCGTGGAGGTGGTGCAGCCGCACGCGCACGGTGAGGTGTTGGGGACCTTGCGCGACGGGACGGCGGCGGAGGCGACGGCGGCGATCGAGGCGGCGCGGGCGGCGGCGCCGGGGTGGCGGGCGTTGTCGTTCGAGGACCGGGCGGGGGTGTTGTTGAAGGCGGCGGAGTTGTTGGCTGGTCCGTGGCGGGCCCGGTTGAACGCGGCGACGATGTTGGGGCAGTCGAAGACGGCGTACCAGGCGGAGATCGACTCGGCGTGTGAGTTGATCGATTTCTGGCGGTTCAACGTGCACTATGCCCGGCAGATCCTGGCCGAGCAGCCGACGGCGAATGCGCGGGGGGTGTGGAACCGGTTGGACCACCGGCCGTTGGAGGGGTTCGTGTATGCGGTGACGCCGTTCAACTTCACCGCGATCTCTGGGAACCTGCCGACGGCGCCGGCGTTGATGGGCAACACGGTGGTGTGGAAGCCGGCGACGACGCAGCAGCGGGCGGCGTCGGTGGTGATGGACATCCTCATCGAGGCGGGGATGCCGCCGGGGGTGATCAACATGGTCACCGGGTCCGGGGTGGAGGTCTCGGACGTGGTGTTGGAGCACCCGGATCTGGCGGGGATCCACTTCACGGGGTCGACGCGGGTGTTCCAGATGTTGTGGGGCAAGGTCGGGGCGAACCTGGCCGGGTACCGGTCCTACCCGCGGATCGTGGGGGAGACCGGTGGGAAGGACTTCGTGGTGGCCCACCCCTCGGCCGATCCGGCGGTGTTGCGGACGGCGTTGGTGCGGGGTGCGTTCGAGTACCAGGGTCAGAAGTGTTCGGCGGCCTCGCGGGCGTATGTGCCGAAGTCGTTGTGGGCCTCGTTGCGCGACGAAGTGGCGCAGGTGACCGAGTCGATCCCGATGGGGGACGTGCGGGACCTGTCCAACTTCATGGGCGCGGTGATCGACAAGCGGGCCTTCGACAAGCACGCGAAGGTGCTGGAGCAGGCGGGTTCGGACGACGCGGTGACCGTATTGGCCGGTGGCACGTGTGATGACTCGGTGGGGTACTTCGTGCGGCCGACGGTGCTGGAGGTGACGCAGCCCTCGCACGACTTCCTGACCACGGAGTTCTTCGGGCCGATCCTGTCGGTGCACGTGTATGAGGACAAGGACTACGAGGCGATGCTGTCCCAGATGGAGTCGGTCGCGCCCTATGCGTTGACCGGGGCGGTGATCGCCCAGGACCGGGCGGCGATCGCCCACGCCAGCGAGGCGTTGCGGTTCGCGGCCGGCAACTTCTACATCAACGACAAGCCGACCGGGGCGGTCGTGGGGCAGCAGCCGTTCGGTGGTGCCCGGGCCTCGGGCACCAACGACAAGGCCGGTTCGGCCGCCAACCTGATGCGCTGGACCAGCACCCGGGCCATCAAGGAGACCTTCGTCCCGGCGACCGACTGGCGCTACCCCCACATGGGCTGA
- a CDS encoding DUF2505 domain-containing protein, giving the protein MTTRITETIEHQASPDQVFALFCSTEYQELKCTRSGATDHDVAIEVEGDAVTVVTRRSLPSDGLPDFAKSFVGKTIEVVETQRWGAAGEDGAREAALEVEIPGTPVQFVGGIDLEPSDGGSTQRVDGELKAHVPLLGGKIEKAVAPILVRAVRLEGRVVAESLGQDS; this is encoded by the coding sequence ATGACGACGAGGATCACCGAGACGATCGAGCACCAGGCCTCACCTGACCAGGTATTCGCCCTGTTCTGCTCCACGGAGTACCAGGAGCTGAAGTGCACCCGCAGCGGCGCGACCGACCACGACGTCGCCATCGAGGTCGAGGGTGACGCCGTCACCGTCGTGACCCGGCGCTCCCTGCCCAGCGACGGCCTGCCCGACTTCGCCAAGAGCTTCGTGGGCAAGACCATCGAGGTGGTGGAGACCCAGCGGTGGGGCGCCGCCGGCGAGGACGGCGCCCGCGAGGCGGCGCTGGAGGTGGAGATCCCCGGCACCCCCGTGCAGTTCGTGGGCGGCATCGACCTGGAACCGTCCGACGGCGGCTCGACCCAGCGGGTCGACGGCGAGCTCAAGGCCCACGTCCCGCTCCTCGGCGGCAAGATCGAGAAGGCCGTCGCCCCGATCCTGGTCCGCGCCGTGCGCCTGGAGGGCCGGGTCGTCGCCGAGTCCCTCGGTCAGGACTCCTGA